A window of Chlorocebus sabaeus isolate Y175 chromosome 14, mChlSab1.0.hap1, whole genome shotgun sequence contains these coding sequences:
- the LOC140713394 gene encoding gastrokine-3-like — protein sequence MKHLFASSILVVFFLTPSLAMINIRDNHPLNRSVGTQIIHVSAFQGMVSIRDNNVFSEWDGILDYKNALLAANLFNKIACVLAKMDQVVFPSLDDISKALDKQAFKHYPSTRGLTHTVLLSRVKNLAQYKMPTKDVCRDDPTYFARQQKEGVLATKTKTMGESKGTPREEPAVSKLRTVGMGELACQPWKAAAQCSFSDYLLALCS from the exons ATGAAACACCTT TTTGCATCTTCTATCCTTGTGGTCTTCTTCCTAACCCCATCCCTGGCCATGATA AACATCCGTGACAACCATCCTCTTAACAGATCTGTTGGGACTCAAATTATCCACGTCAGTGCCTTTCAAGGTATGGTCAGCATCCGAGACAACAATGTTTTCAGTGAGTGGGACGGAATCCTAGACTACAAGAAT GCCCTGTTGGCGGCTAACCTATTTAACAAGATAGCCTGTGTTCTGGCCAAGATGGACCAAGTAGTCTTCCCAAGTTTGGATGACATTAGCAAGGCCCTGGACAAGCAG GCTTTTAAGCATTACCCATCTACTCGTGGCCTGACCCACACTGTTTTACTCAGTCGGGTCAAGAACTTAGCACAGTATAAAATGCCCACTAAGGACGTGTGCAGAGATGACCCCACCTACTTTGCCCGGCAGCAAAAAGAAGGTGTGTTAGCAACCAAGACCAAGACCATGGGTGAGTCAAAAGGCACA CCTAGGGAAGAGCCAGCTGTGTCCAAGCTCAGGACCGTGGGTATGGGCGAGCTGGCTTGCCAGCCCTGGAAGGCAGCTGCCCAGTGTTCATTTTCTGACTACCTGCTCGCTCTGTGCTCTTAG